A stretch of the Streptomyces sp. NBC_00078 genome encodes the following:
- a CDS encoding IS1182 family transposase, with translation MSMQPKGSGEIPAETVRVARAAFPKGSLAIRVRDELGPLFTDEEFADLFPARGKPAWSPGRLALVLVLQFVEGLTDRQAAEAVRARIDFKYALALELADPGFDFSVLSEFRDRLIDAEAGRRVLDGILHAARDKGLLKTAGRARTDSTHVQSAARELCWLEMVAETLRSALNTLAQAAPDWLVEIAEPDWFRHYATRAEDSRFPKAHAKQEEVGRRIGTDGTRLLEAVFSPQAPAALRELEQVKVLRQMWVQHFHLTGGEVRRRDPKDRPPGAKRLVTPYDPEARGSKKRDILWDGYKTHLTETCEPDTPNLITNVATTDATVPDSVMSETIHNGLTERDCLPGEHWVDTGYATAAQIAAARREHGIELHGPLQAVTVAQAKNGSGYDQDAFTIDWDQQHVTCPNGATSTQWALRSSQQQLPVIRVRFSPADCRHCPALRDCVSSPKAERRELTLRQHDEHQTLQRHRALQQTDGWKDRYKIRAGAEGTISQAVGRCGLRRSRYRGLAKTSLQHQLTGAAINLARIDAHLTETPRARTRTSHFAALRPADQKIDGAKQQAPN, from the coding sequence ATGTCTATGCAGCCGAAGGGGTCGGGGGAAATCCCGGCGGAGACGGTGCGGGTGGCGCGGGCCGCGTTCCCGAAGGGGAGCCTGGCGATCCGGGTCCGGGACGAGCTGGGGCCGCTGTTCACCGACGAGGAGTTCGCCGATCTGTTCCCGGCGCGGGGGAAGCCCGCCTGGTCACCGGGCCGGCTCGCGCTGGTGCTGGTGTTGCAGTTCGTCGAGGGGCTCACCGACCGGCAGGCCGCCGAGGCGGTGCGGGCGCGGATCGACTTCAAATACGCCCTCGCGCTGGAACTGGCTGATCCTGGCTTCGACTTCTCGGTGCTGTCAGAGTTCCGGGACCGTCTCATCGATGCGGAGGCTGGCAGGCGGGTGCTGGACGGCATCCTGCACGCGGCCCGGGACAAGGGACTGCTCAAGACCGCCGGTCGGGCTCGCACTGACTCCACGCATGTGCAGTCCGCGGCACGGGAGCTGTGCTGGCTGGAGATGGTCGCGGAAACGCTCCGTTCGGCGTTAAACACGCTCGCGCAGGCGGCCCCCGACTGGCTGGTGGAGATCGCCGAGCCCGATTGGTTCCGGCATTACGCCACCCGGGCCGAGGACTCCCGGTTTCCCAAGGCCCACGCCAAACAGGAGGAGGTCGGCCGGCGGATCGGGACGGACGGGACGCGACTGCTTGAGGCCGTCTTCTCGCCCCAGGCACCGGCCGCACTGCGGGAGCTGGAGCAGGTGAAGGTCCTGCGGCAGATGTGGGTCCAGCACTTCCACCTGACCGGGGGCGAGGTGCGGCGGCGGGACCCAAAAGACCGCCCGCCGGGCGCGAAGCGCCTGGTCACGCCCTATGACCCCGAAGCCAGGGGCAGCAAGAAACGCGACATCCTCTGGGACGGATACAAGACCCATCTCACCGAGACCTGCGAGCCGGACACCCCGAATTTGATCACGAACGTGGCCACGACCGACGCCACCGTCCCCGACAGCGTGATGAGCGAGACGATCCACAACGGCCTCACCGAACGGGACTGCCTGCCCGGCGAGCACTGGGTCGACACCGGATATGCCACCGCCGCCCAGATCGCGGCCGCCCGCCGTGAGCACGGCATCGAGTTGCACGGACCGCTGCAAGCCGTCACCGTCGCCCAGGCGAAGAACGGCAGCGGCTACGACCAGGACGCCTTCACCATCGACTGGGACCAGCAGCACGTCACCTGCCCAAACGGAGCCACCAGCACCCAGTGGGCCCTGCGCAGCTCTCAGCAGCAGCTCCCCGTGATCCGGGTCAGGTTCTCCCCGGCCGACTGCCGCCACTGCCCCGCACTGCGGGACTGCGTCAGCTCGCCCAAGGCCGAACGCAGGGAACTCACCCTGCGGCAGCACGACGAGCACCAGACCCTTCAACGCCACCGCGCTCTCCAGCAGACCGACGGCTGGAAGGACCGCTACAAAATCCGCGCCGGAGCCGAAGGCACCATCTCCCAGGCAGTCGGGCGCTGCGGCCTGCGCAGATCCCGCTACCGGGGCCTGGCGAAGACCAGTCTTCAGCACCAACTCACCGGCGCCGCCATCAACCTCGCCCGCATCGACGCCCACCTCACCGAAACACCCCGGGCCCGCACCCGCACCAGCCACTTCGCAGCACTTCGCCCCGCCGACCAGAAGATCGACGGGGCGAAGCAACAGGCCCCGAATTAA
- a CDS encoding DUF6243 family protein produces the protein MSKNINNPVGMGGGQRKKLSRAERQNNGPHRNLDRQSAADQKAELVRKMREKAGAAEGVGQTGDATAQS, from the coding sequence GTGAGCAAGAACATCAACAACCCCGTGGGCATGGGCGGCGGCCAGCGCAAGAAGCTGTCGCGCGCCGAACGGCAGAACAACGGCCCGCACCGCAACCTCGACCGCCAGAGTGCCGCCGACCAGAAGGCGGAGCTGGTGCGCAAGATGCGCGAGAAGGCAGGCGCAGCCGAGGGAGTCGGGCAGACGGGCGACGCCACCGCCCAGAGCTGA
- a CDS encoding collagen binding domain-containing protein: MAGAPTSTRDVPALEGGGTSENAVALAGRVEDPAERPIARAMLTLIDQRGQQTARARTREDGACTLPRPRPGSYLLVVSAEGYRPQAIALTIGDQPTSFTVTLAGATGLHGTVRDTDGRPVTEATTVAIDARGEVVSATTTGVDGDYALPGLPPGHFFLQVSAYGHRPVTVPVEIGTSAGTRHDVTLTPAGTLAGTVRHGHTGQPVADAHITLLNADGIPVASTLTTADGTYTLTDLTPGAYTLVAAGYPPVSATAMLDSADTPVLDLELIYGPEAEKESAPGSGSGDHGRPL, from the coding sequence GTGGCGGGTGCGCCCACGAGTACCAGGGACGTCCCCGCCCTGGAGGGCGGGGGAACTTCCGAGAACGCCGTCGCCCTCGCCGGCCGGGTCGAGGATCCCGCCGAGCGTCCCATCGCCCGCGCCATGCTCACCCTCATCGACCAGCGCGGCCAGCAGACAGCCCGGGCCCGCACACGTGAGGACGGCGCCTGCACGCTGCCCCGGCCACGCCCCGGCTCCTACCTGCTGGTCGTGTCGGCCGAGGGCTACCGGCCCCAGGCGATCGCCCTCACCATCGGCGACCAGCCAACCTCCTTCACCGTGACGCTGGCGGGCGCCACGGGCCTGCACGGCACCGTGCGCGACACGGACGGCAGGCCGGTGACCGAGGCGACCACCGTGGCCATCGACGCCCGCGGCGAGGTCGTGTCCGCCACGACGACCGGCGTGGACGGCGACTACGCCCTCCCCGGCCTGCCACCAGGACACTTCTTCCTCCAGGTGAGCGCGTACGGGCACCGCCCGGTGACCGTACCGGTAGAGATCGGCACGAGCGCCGGCACGCGTCACGACGTGACTCTGACACCCGCGGGCACGCTCGCCGGCACCGTCCGCCACGGCCACACGGGCCAACCCGTCGCCGACGCCCATATCACCCTGCTGAACGCCGACGGCATCCCCGTGGCGTCGACCCTCACCACCGCCGACGGCACCTACACGCTCACCGACCTCACCCCCGGTGCCTACACGCTCGTCGCCGCCGGCTATCCACCCGTCTCCGCCACCGCCATGCTCGACAGTGCCGACACCCCGGTCCTCGACCTGGAACTCATCTATGGCCCGGAGGCTGAGAAGGAATCCGCACCTGGCAGCGGATCCGGCGACCACGGCCGACCCCTGTGA
- a CDS encoding MarR family winged helix-turn-helix transcriptional regulator, translating into MEPEDIAGALAEVAGVVVRSLVDRRGMSFTTASTLGRLEREGPVRLTLLAAAEGVAQPSMTQLVHRLENQGLATRVSDPDDGRVALVAITDAGREVLAERRRERDARLARLLATLSEDERRTLGSAMRTALPLVLRMAEESARPGRLQRGTA; encoded by the coding sequence ATGGAGCCTGAGGACATCGCCGGAGCGTTGGCCGAAGTGGCGGGAGTCGTGGTCCGGAGCCTGGTGGACCGGCGGGGCATGAGCTTCACGACCGCCTCCACGCTGGGTCGACTGGAGCGGGAAGGACCGGTCCGGCTGACCTTGCTGGCGGCGGCGGAAGGGGTCGCTCAGCCGTCGATGACCCAACTCGTCCACCGGCTGGAGAACCAGGGGCTGGCGACACGGGTCAGCGATCCGGACGACGGGCGGGTCGCCCTTGTCGCCATCACCGATGCCGGGCGGGAGGTGCTGGCCGAGCGCAGACGGGAGAGGGACGCGCGGCTGGCCCGTCTGCTGGCCACCCTCTCGGAGGACGAGCGACGAACGCTGGGATCGGCGATGCGGACGGCTCTGCCGCTCGTACTGCGGATGGCCGAGGAGTCGGCCCGCCCGGGCCGTCTTCAGCGCGGCACGGCCTGA
- a CDS encoding SGNH/GDSL hydrolase family protein — protein sequence MSSSGYLRYVALGDSHTEGLGDGDDVRGLRGWADRLAEQVARHSPGLLYANLAVRGRKAGQVRAEQLAPALAMRPDLATVVAGVNDVLRPGCDLDEVAGHVEAMFAALTAQGSTVATLMFPDVGRITPLARPIGHRVLALNVLIREAADRHGVVVAETAAHTAATDPRLWSADRLHAGPLGHARIAAAVAHALGLPDSDDTWTLPFPAERTGISGWRTVGAELRWAGTFLGPWVGRRLRGRSSGDGRQAKRPALLPVAASTGDTSSAV from the coding sequence GTGTCGAGCAGTGGGTATCTGCGTTATGTCGCCCTGGGTGACAGTCACACCGAGGGGCTCGGGGACGGGGACGACGTCCGCGGCCTTCGGGGCTGGGCGGACCGGCTCGCCGAGCAGGTCGCCCGCCACAGCCCCGGCCTCCTCTACGCCAACCTCGCGGTGCGCGGCCGTAAGGCCGGTCAGGTGCGCGCCGAGCAACTGGCTCCGGCTCTCGCGATGCGGCCCGACCTCGCCACCGTGGTGGCCGGGGTCAACGACGTGTTGCGCCCGGGCTGCGACCTCGACGAGGTGGCCGGCCATGTCGAGGCGATGTTCGCCGCACTCACCGCGCAGGGCTCCACCGTCGCGACCCTCATGTTTCCCGATGTCGGGCGTATCACGCCGTTGGCCCGCCCGATCGGTCACCGTGTTCTCGCGCTCAACGTACTCATCCGGGAGGCCGCCGACCGCCACGGTGTGGTGGTGGCGGAGACGGCCGCGCACACGGCGGCGACCGATCCGCGGTTGTGGAGTGCTGACCGGCTGCACGCCGGCCCGCTGGGGCACGCGCGCATCGCGGCTGCCGTGGCCCATGCGCTCGGTCTGCCGGACAGCGACGACACATGGACCCTCCCCTTTCCGGCCGAGAGGACAGGCATCTCCGGCTGGAGGACCGTGGGTGCCGAACTGCGCTGGGCCGGCACCTTCCTCGGCCCCTGGGTCGGCCGCCGCCTGCGTGGCCGCTCCTCCGGCGACGGCCGCCAGGCCAAGCGGCCGGCCCTGCTTCCGGTGGCCGCGTCCACCGGGGACACCTCCTCAGCCGTATGA
- a CDS encoding YhgE/Pip domain-containing protein: MSNAHPFRALRAKRLWTVNGVIVGFVALLFTVFYVGANIDPAGHLHKLPVGLVSADEVSKVGGKQTDLGAQITQSVKKSPQGGDRIDWKLMDEEEMKEELGKGKLFGALVVPRDFTATVAALTGPGVAGKPGLPTLTVLTNQSAGSVGSSMARQATTRAAQSASAQVGEELTAQAEAAQAQLPAAARLLLADPAVVQIEDGHPIDSHSGSRGRA, encoded by the coding sequence ATGAGTAACGCCCACCCCTTCCGCGCCCTGCGCGCGAAGCGTCTGTGGACCGTCAACGGCGTCATCGTGGGCTTCGTGGCACTGCTGTTCACGGTGTTCTACGTCGGCGCCAACATCGACCCTGCCGGTCACCTGCACAAGCTGCCCGTCGGCCTGGTCAGCGCCGATGAGGTGTCGAAGGTCGGTGGCAAGCAGACGGACCTCGGTGCACAGATCACCCAGTCGGTCAAGAAGTCGCCCCAGGGCGGAGACAGGATCGATTGGAAGCTGATGGACGAGGAGGAGATGAAGGAGGAACTGGGCAAGGGCAAGCTGTTCGGCGCGCTCGTCGTGCCCCGCGACTTCACCGCCACCGTCGCCGCCCTCACCGGCCCCGGGGTGGCCGGCAAGCCCGGCCTCCCGACACTCACCGTGCTGACCAACCAGTCCGCCGGCAGCGTGGGGTCGAGCATGGCGCGGCAGGCCACGACGAGGGCCGCGCAGTCGGCATCCGCGCAGGTGGGTGAAGAGCTGACCGCTCAGGCCGAGGCCGCGCAGGCCCAGCTGCCCGCTGCCGCGCGCCTGCTGCTGGCCGACCCGGCCGTGGTGCAGATCGAGGACGGGCATCCAATCGACTCGCACAGCGGCTCGCGCGGACGGGCGTGA
- a CDS encoding Ppx/GppA phosphatase family protein — translation MRQAGVLDVGCHSALLTVVRRRPGSVLEPVFSRKVRLRLHETLDRKGRLEKAGMKSVERAVAEAVAADPRLRGPEVFAFATSVIRDAPNRDEVIERVARTTGTRLRVLTGEEEARLAYVAARQWVGPTAGQLLVLDIGGGTVEIASGTGDHPRIVNSLPLGARRITRDWLPGGTAPSRRRLAEVLQHLCESLEAVPGLPQAELGGRVIASSKTFEQLARLAGAQSRTARTRRRLTLPQLRTAVSLLGDASPSHRAKLPGISRHRAEQSLAGALIAQALMEACGAKSVEICPWSTREGLLLERLGVTPTPVGRPRHVG, via the coding sequence ATGCGGCAGGCAGGTGTGCTCGATGTCGGGTGTCACAGTGCTCTGCTGACGGTGGTGCGGCGGCGTCCGGGTTCGGTGCTGGAGCCGGTGTTCTCCCGCAAGGTGCGGCTGAGACTGCACGAGACCCTCGACCGCAAGGGGCGGCTGGAGAAGGCCGGCATGAAGAGTGTCGAGCGGGCAGTGGCCGAGGCCGTCGCCGCGGACCCGCGTCTGCGGGGACCGGAGGTGTTCGCGTTCGCGACCTCCGTCATCCGGGACGCGCCCAACCGCGACGAGGTCATCGAGCGAGTGGCACGCACCACTGGCACTCGCCTGCGCGTGCTGACCGGCGAGGAGGAGGCGCGGCTGGCCTACGTGGCCGCCCGCCAGTGGGTCGGCCCGACGGCCGGGCAGTTGCTGGTCCTGGACATCGGCGGCGGCACCGTGGAGATCGCCTCCGGCACCGGAGACCATCCCCGCATCGTCAATTCACTGCCGCTGGGTGCCCGGAGGATCACCCGGGACTGGCTTCCCGGCGGCACCGCGCCGTCCCGACGCCGCCTCGCCGAGGTCCTGCAGCACCTCTGCGAGTCTCTGGAAGCCGTCCCCGGCTTGCCGCAGGCCGAGCTGGGAGGGCGGGTGATCGCCTCCTCCAAGACCTTCGAACAGCTCGCCCGGCTCGCCGGCGCCCAGAGCAGGACAGCGCGCACAAGGCGGCGGCTGACGCTGCCCCAACTGCGCACGGCGGTCTCCCTGTTGGGCGATGCGTCACCGTCCCACCGTGCCAAGCTGCCGGGCATCTCCCGGCACCGCGCCGAGCAGTCCCTGGCCGGAGCGTTGATCGCACAGGCCCTCATGGAAGCCTGCGGGGCCAAGAGCGTCGAGATCTGCCCCTGGTCCACCCGGGAAGGGCTATTGCTCGAACGCCTAGGCGTGACTCCCACCCCAGTCGGCCGCCCCCGCCACGTCGGCTGA
- a CDS encoding alkaline phosphatase family protein: MSRRYVRPAAILVATGVLAGVTAAQPTAFAASHPGAAARHVLLISVDGLHQSDLAWYIAKHPKSALARLTGSGVEYTHARTTTPSDSFPGMVAQATGGGPGTTGIYYDDTYNAALLPAGTTSCKGVKPGVEVDLTEDLDTDQTAMDAGQGLAGLPDSILSMTGHPASLINASKLPVDPKTCEPVYPHSYLKVNTIFEVARQAGLRTAWSDKHAAYEILNGPSGTGVQDLFSPEINSDAPGYAAGNDWTTDNKATEQYDGYKVKAVLNEIDGYDHSRSRKVGTPAIFGLNFQSVSTAQKLPTSDGLTGGYPAKNIPGPLLVKNLDFVNTKIGALTAEIGKRHLSGSTTVILSAKHGQSPTDPAALTRVDDGPLLDGLNAAWKKLHPGAADLVTHAVDDDAMLLWLSDRSAAATAFAKKYLLSQNGTGTDINAAPKAYTRSGLSKVYAGKAAADYFRVEAGDARVPDLLGVAQYGVVYTGGTKKIAEHGGGHADDLDVPLVVSGASVPDGVRDSASVQTKQIAPTILSLLGLDPRTLQAVREEHTTVLPVH, translated from the coding sequence ATGTCCAGACGTTACGTCAGACCCGCAGCCATCCTCGTCGCCACCGGAGTCCTGGCCGGCGTGACCGCCGCCCAGCCCACCGCCTTCGCCGCCTCCCATCCCGGGGCCGCAGCCAGGCACGTCCTGCTGATCTCCGTCGACGGGCTGCACCAGTCGGATCTGGCCTGGTACATCGCCAAGCACCCGAAGTCGGCGCTCGCGCGTCTGACCGGAAGCGGAGTGGAGTACACCCACGCCAGGACCACCACGCCGTCCGACTCCTTCCCCGGCATGGTCGCGCAGGCAACCGGCGGTGGTCCCGGGACCACGGGCATCTATTACGACGACACCTACAACGCCGCGCTTCTCCCGGCGGGAACCACGAGTTGCAAGGGCGTCAAGCCCGGGGTCGAGGTCGACCTCACCGAGGACCTCGACACTGACCAGACGGCCATGGACGCCGGTCAGGGCCTCGCGGGCCTGCCGGACAGCATCCTGTCGATGACCGGCCACCCGGCGAGCCTGATCAACGCGTCGAAGCTGCCGGTCGACCCCAAGACCTGTGAGCCGGTCTACCCGCACTCGTATCTCAAGGTGAACACGATCTTCGAGGTGGCCCGTCAGGCGGGTCTGCGTACCGCGTGGTCGGACAAGCACGCCGCCTACGAGATCCTCAATGGTCCCTCTGGCACCGGCGTCCAGGATCTGTTCAGCCCGGAGATCAACAGCGACGCCCCCGGCTACGCCGCCGGCAACGACTGGACCACGGACAACAAGGCCACCGAGCAGTACGACGGCTACAAGGTGAAGGCCGTCCTCAACGAGATCGACGGCTACGACCACAGCCGCTCCCGCAAGGTCGGCACACCGGCGATCTTCGGCCTCAACTTCCAGTCGGTCTCCACCGCGCAGAAGCTGCCCACCTCGGACGGCCTCACCGGCGGCTACCCCGCCAAGAACATCCCGGGCCCGCTACTGGTGAAGAACCTGGACTTCGTCAACACCAAGATCGGCGCCCTGACCGCCGAAATCGGCAAGCGGCACCTTTCCGGCAGCACCACCGTCATCCTCTCCGCCAAGCACGGCCAGTCGCCCACCGACCCCGCCGCGCTCACCCGCGTCGACGACGGCCCGCTGCTGGACGGCCTCAACGCCGCCTGGAAGAAGCTCCACCCCGGCGCCGCCGACCTGGTGACGCACGCGGTGGACGACGACGCCATGCTGCTCTGGCTCTCCGACCGCTCCGCCGCCGCCACCGCCTTCGCCAAGAAGTACCTGCTCTCGCAGAACGGCACCGGCACCGACATCAACGCCGCGCCCAAGGCCTACACCCGCAGTGGGCTCAGCAAGGTCTACGCCGGCAAGGCCGCGGCCGACTACTTCCGCGTCGAGGCCGGCGACGCCCGGGTCCCGGACCTCCTCGGTGTCGCGCAGTACGGCGTCGTCTACACCGGCGGCACCAAGAAGATCGCCGAGCACGGCGGCGGCCACGCCGACGACCTCGACGTCCCCCTCGTCGTCTCCGGCGCCTCGGTTCCGGACGGCGTGCGCGACTCCGCGAGCGTTCAGACGAAGCAGATCGCACCGACGATCCTGAGCCTGCTCGGTCTCGACCCTCGCACCCTGCAGGCCGTGCGCGAGGAACACACCACCGTGCTGCCGGTCCACTGA
- a CDS encoding DUF6529 family protein — MRTGHQAPRRRTPARAAALALGAVLPVAVAVAIWVTGRHHSPQYTTGLFGAQGTAAVTLKARLGSALFGLALVQLLLALWMYGRLPGLAAAPHTVRISHRVVGWAAFLLSAPIAYHCVRTYGVETTSARVFLHSVAGCALYGAFVAKVLVVRSRRLPGWLLPAVGCALFGAIGVVWYSAALWALNGFTAPGL, encoded by the coding sequence ATGCGGACCGGGCACCAAGCCCCCCGGCGGCGTACTCCCGCGCGGGCCGCCGCCCTCGCACTGGGTGCCGTGTTGCCGGTGGCCGTGGCGGTGGCGATCTGGGTGACCGGCCGGCACCACAGCCCCCAGTACACGACGGGCCTGTTCGGCGCCCAGGGCACCGCGGCGGTCACCCTCAAGGCCCGCCTGGGTAGCGCCCTGTTCGGCCTCGCGCTCGTGCAGCTTCTGCTGGCCCTGTGGATGTACGGGCGGCTCCCCGGCCTCGCAGCCGCGCCCCACACGGTCCGCATCTCGCACCGCGTGGTGGGATGGGCCGCCTTCCTGCTGTCGGCGCCCATCGCTTACCACTGCGTCCGCACCTATGGCGTGGAGACCACGAGCGCCCGGGTCTTCCTGCATTCGGTCGCCGGCTGTGCACTGTACGGAGCGTTTGTCGCCAAGGTACTGGTGGTGCGCAGTCGTCGCCTGCCCGGCTGGCTGCTCCCGGCCGTCGGATGCGCCCTCTTCGGCGCCATCGGGGTGGTGTGGTACTCGGCGGCGCTGTGGGCCCTCAACGGATTCACCGCTCCGGGCTTGTAG
- a CDS encoding trans-acting enoyl reductase family protein: MGSGQLVAVFGAYGHTGRFVVTELLERGYALVLCGRDADKLKALAHEAGLDARVASADDPDSLDRALAGTSAVINCAGPFAFTTAPVVEAALRARIPYLDVAAEIEANLDTFAHYADRAREAGALIVPAMAFFGGLGDLLATAAMGDWTEADSAHVAYGLSHWHPTAGTRLSGALSRERRGDHRLRYTGGQWEHRTDAPPVLEWSFPEPMGPRQVIGEFTMADVVTIPSHLPIPDVTTYMTAEAARDVVSPDTPAPAAADESGRSDQTFLIDAVVRSGDTERRAVARGQDIYAVTAPLVVEALDRVLSGRTHAVGVASAGQMFDAPDFLRALFPHITLELHPQADGGIHSSLSGLRRSGLSRGPLPAIPSP, from the coding sequence ATGGGATCGGGCCAGCTGGTGGCGGTTTTCGGCGCGTACGGGCACACCGGACGGTTCGTCGTGACGGAGCTGCTCGAGCGCGGGTATGCCCTTGTGCTGTGCGGCCGTGACGCCGACAAACTGAAGGCGCTGGCGCACGAGGCCGGCCTGGACGCCCGTGTGGCGTCGGCCGACGACCCGGATTCACTCGACCGCGCCCTGGCCGGTACCTCTGCCGTGATCAACTGCGCCGGACCGTTCGCGTTCACGACGGCCCCCGTTGTCGAGGCCGCTCTGCGGGCCCGGATTCCGTATCTGGACGTCGCGGCCGAGATCGAGGCCAACCTCGACACCTTCGCCCACTACGCCGACCGGGCGCGCGAAGCAGGAGCGCTCATCGTCCCGGCGATGGCCTTCTTCGGCGGTCTGGGCGATCTGCTGGCCACAGCGGCGATGGGCGACTGGACCGAGGCCGACTCGGCGCACGTCGCCTACGGACTGAGCCACTGGCACCCCACCGCCGGCACCCGCCTGTCCGGCGCGCTCTCCCGGGAGCGGCGCGGCGACCACCGCCTTCGCTACACCGGCGGCCAGTGGGAGCACCGCACCGATGCCCCGCCCGTCCTGGAATGGTCCTTCCCCGAGCCGATGGGACCGCGTCAGGTGATCGGCGAATTCACCATGGCCGACGTCGTGACCATACCCAGCCATCTGCCCATCCCCGACGTGACCACGTACATGACGGCCGAGGCGGCCCGCGACGTCGTGTCGCCCGACACGCCCGCGCCGGCCGCGGCCGACGAGAGCGGCCGGTCCGACCAGACCTTCCTCATCGACGCCGTCGTACGATCGGGCGACACCGAACGACGCGCCGTCGCTCGCGGGCAGGACATCTACGCCGTTACCGCGCCCCTCGTCGTGGAAGCCCTCGACCGCGTCCTCAGCGGTCGCACCCACGCGGTCGGCGTCGCCTCCGCGGGCCAGATGTTCGACGCCCCCGACTTCCTTCGCGCCTTGTTCCCGCACATCACCCTGGAACTGCATCCTCAAGCGGACGGCGGAATTCACTCCAGCTTGTCGGGACTACGCCGTTCGGGCCTCTCGCGTGGGCCGCTGCCCGCGATTCCCTCACCTTGA
- a CDS encoding helix-turn-helix domain-containing protein → MPTVALAVTDGMLHFELSMAIEVFGSDLTHIVDPWYDFSLCGPSAVRIDRYHLEMDHGLDHLPHADTVIVPGWADTDVEPPVELLDAVRTAHAAGARVVSLCTGAFVLAAAGLLDGKRATTHWAHTGKLARRHPNVTVDPDVLYVDNGDVLTSAGKAAAMDLCLHLVRLDHGSANANKIARRLVVPPHRDGGQAQFISTPVPGPGNHPLADLFPWVLQRLDEPLTVEDLARQARMSSRHLGRHFTSLTGTTPLRWLHTQRIRHAQELLETTDDTIDTIAAATGMGTSTTLRRHFHRTVGVPPDTYRRTFRSDTHSGPVRDNSR, encoded by the coding sequence ATGCCTACCGTCGCGCTGGCCGTCACCGACGGCATGCTGCACTTCGAACTGTCCATGGCGATCGAGGTGTTCGGCTCGGACCTGACCCACATCGTGGACCCGTGGTACGACTTCTCCCTCTGCGGACCCAGCGCCGTGCGGATCGACCGCTACCACTTGGAAATGGACCACGGACTCGACCACCTTCCGCACGCCGACACCGTGATCGTCCCTGGCTGGGCAGACACGGACGTGGAGCCGCCCGTGGAACTCCTCGACGCGGTGCGCACGGCCCACGCGGCGGGCGCGCGCGTGGTCTCCCTCTGCACGGGGGCATTCGTCCTGGCCGCAGCCGGCCTCCTGGACGGCAAGCGCGCCACCACGCACTGGGCGCACACCGGGAAACTCGCGCGACGCCATCCCAACGTCACGGTGGACCCGGACGTCCTCTATGTCGACAACGGCGACGTGCTCACCTCCGCCGGCAAGGCCGCCGCCATGGATCTGTGCCTGCACCTCGTCCGCCTCGACCACGGCTCGGCGAACGCGAACAAGATCGCCCGTCGGCTGGTCGTTCCGCCCCACCGCGACGGCGGGCAGGCCCAGTTCATCTCCACCCCGGTTCCCGGCCCCGGCAACCACCCTCTCGCCGACCTCTTCCCCTGGGTCCTTCAACGCCTGGACGAGCCGCTCACCGTGGAAGACCTGGCCCGGCAGGCACGGATGAGCTCGCGCCATCTCGGCCGCCATTTCACATCACTCACCGGCACCACGCCGCTGCGGTGGCTCCACACCCAACGCATCCGCCACGCCCAGGAACTCCTGGAGACCACCGACGACACCATCGACACCATCGCCGCCGCCACCGGCATGGGCACCTCCACCACCCTGCGCCGGCACTTCCACCGGACCGTCGGCGTCCCCCCGGACACCTACCGCCGTACCTTCCGCTCCGACACCCACTCCGGACCCGTACGCGACAACAGCCGGTGA